TAATTATGATCAATTATGATTGAGCGCAATTCATCTTCTCTGCAAAAATCATCCTCAAAGTTATGAGAATAGTTTCGAGGATCATACCCAAAATCCTCTGGACAAAGATGTTTCATGTTCTTTCCTCTCTTTCCAATCAACCCACGATACTTTCCTTAATATCCAAATCATCGGTTGTTGATTTGAGCCAGGCATAAGGTGATCTTGGTGTCTGTGGCTGCAGCTTCCTACTGtttgatgtgccgtgaatgattcaaaatcggcaacaatgattataatgaaaatggatgaaggatgggtctggttgtgttgtctttcttttggtatttaggctggattgtagtgatttaaggtaaataagatggagatagactagaatgatactttgataagtcgatctggacgccacaaagatcaatctaggatttcgacgccacactctttgtgattgaagagtgataagtcaggtagggttcttcacaaaacgaatttggaagaacagctcttaattctctgaattaagttttcaaatcttggccaaaagtgttttcttcatattctgatacatatttatctttggaacatccctccaaagttaggtgaattcaacatgacagaagtcaagcctaaaaactagacttttaataaagcaagtagacaaatttaactaacagacgtttttttgacatttctaaaaacatatgcagactaaatttaaaacagccataacttttgacacaaaagtccaatgctatcatggttggacaatatagaaagatcacgttctgaacttgaattttacctacataaatcttgttttcacatgcattggatgacttcaaattcgggttcaaatccatctactgttctgaccgtaaacaacatcaattccttcacttgcattatcaatccaaatacaagtagcccagcatgaaaagaaccattaagggcttttcccatctccaagttccaattgtaggtaaataagcacccttgaaccaatttcaaactgattgctaatttttaactccgacgcagcttcaatcattgcaatttgattcgtcaaggcccgttgtagttgtttcgctctcgctcttgtcattggaccatatgaatcctcttgcatattagattcagctttacgagatggattataattcccatgatgcacatcatcagccccgggttgaaaatgatttgtcctcaaatcagaatcgtcatcatcatccaagtacggagataagtctttcacattaaaagtagctgatacgttgtaatcaccaggaagatctaccttatacgcattgtcattcaccttctctataatacgaaatggaccgtcagctcttggcatcaacttggacttacgtttgcttggaaatctgcccttgctaatatgaatccaaacaagatctccaggttcaaacctgaccatctttcgccccttgttagcttgtttagcatactttgttgttttctcctcaatatgtagtcgaacctgctcatgtagtttcttcatcaattctgcctttctaattccatccatagatgtcctctcatcaattggaatatgaacaagatcaataggaacacaaggattaaagccatagacaacctcaaatggtgaaaattttgtagccccatacacactacgattatatgcaaactccacaatcggcaaacaagtatcccaactcttcaaattcttatgtataacagctcgtaacaaagaagataaagttcggtttactacctcagtttgtccatcagtttgtggatgacatgccgtactgaaaagtaactttgttccaagtttcctccaaatagtcttccaaaagtggcttaagaactttgtatcacgatcagagacaatgcttttaggaattctatgcaaacgaacaatctcttgaaagaacaaatcagcaacatgtactgcatcgtcagttttcatacaaggaatgaaatgggaaattttggagaatcgatcagccaccaccattattaaatccttcccacgttgtgttcttggtaatccaagtacgatttgaaaatcgactttagaaaacaatacagcaccatgcaactcatcaagcaaaatcatcaagtctgggtatagaaaatcgatacttaactgttattttgttgatagcacggctgtccatacacatcctcatggtaccatctttcttcggaacaagcaaagtaggtacggaacatggactaagtgattctcgcacatagcccttctctaagagctcaccgacctgcctttgaatctctttcgcttcctctggattacatctgtatgctagtctattaggaagtgaagctcccggcaccaaatcaatttgatgctcaataccacgaataggtggtaatcctttaggtaattcatctggaaacacatctttaaattcttcaagtaattccttaatctgtcttggtaagtccaatccttctacttgtagtagttgctttgcccagaccatgaaaacaatccctgttgcggctaatgcttgtttgatgtctccttttttggctaacaacagcccctttcgtgatgtcacctccttttgttggcttcgtaactgatcctctctaacttgttgagaactcagtggtaacaagttcaccttctttccattcagcataaaagaataagtgttctttcgtccattgtaggtcacatccttatcaaactgccatggacgacccagcaacaaatggctagctgacattggtgcaacatcacataaaacctcgtcatgataggttttaatggaaaaaggtacacgaacttgctttgtcacccgaatctccccattctcattcagccatcgcaaactatagggtctgggatgtggaagggtatttaaacccaatttctccaccaaggtagttgacgcaacattagtgcaacttccattatcaatgatcatcccgcacaccttatctcgaatctgacatcgagtatgaaagatgttctcgtgttgctcatcactaacgtcaatttgtgcattcagaacccgttgaacaaccaacaaatctcccttcactggttcgaaatcctcttcttgttcagccacttgtacctcatcttcgtcttcagtttcaacctcatctccactcatcagctctccatgatccccatgcaaaatcatcacccttttatttggacattcagaagcaatatgcccatgtcccaagcacttgaagcacttaatgtcccgagacctcctagggtgttgaggttctgtcaccttctcctttcccttcaaagaatcagaactggtattccccttgctaaactccaccttctcatctcgtttaggtgtgttccatgtttgtgtaggcgtagaaacagcccttgtcgcgcttgacgtagttccaccagttcggacacctcctcgtctctgctgcctctcttctcgggttgcaagctttataacatcctcaaggaagatgtacggctgtaactcaacaacattagctatatccttcctcaaccctccaagaaatctagctattgtttgctcttgaggttccatcaattcacatcgaatcagcagcagctcaaactctttcacatactcttccacagtcaaagatccctgtcgcaaagtttgaagtctgatgtatagctcctgtttatagtaatcaggaacaaaatctcttcttcatcactcttttcatagttgcccatgttgcaatctcctcctcttcatcccttctcctctgaatctttacgttttcccaccataaaagagcataatctgtaaactcaagtgctgccaccttgcacttcctttcttcagaatattcataccattcaaacaccttttcaaccttctgaatccactccaagtattcctcaggtgaactacttcctctaaacggtggaatcttaagtttgagaccattaggaggattataattctgccttcttggtctgaccctatcatcagcctcatcatccccatttggatcttcgtcagcttctataatatcatttcgtggcactctaagtgcttgcctcggttggggttgcaaattatttctttgcatcctttgcataagggtattcaactgttcacgaattccagtcatctcatcccgaatctcagcatgagatcgttgtaagcccatgacctgtgcctgttccaaacttaaccctcttggcaaatcttctttatctccagccatagttaagtctgtcaaccttaattccagcaaacctttcttcttcttcttcttcttgtttttggctcctgtcttagatcgcaactgatgctctgataccagatgatgtgccgtgaatgatttgaaaatcggcaacaatgattataatgaaaatggatgaaggatgggtctggttgtgttgtctttcttttggtatttaggctggattgtagtgatttaaggtaaataagatggagatagactagaatgatactttgataagtcgatctggacgccacaaagatcaatctaggatttcgacgccacactctttgtgattgaagagtgataagtcaggtagggttcttcacaaaacgaatttggaagaacagctcttaattctctgaattaagttttcaaatcttggccaaaagtgttttcttcatattctgatacatatttatctttggaacatccctccaaagttaggtgaattcaacatgacagaagtcaagcctaaaaactagacttttaataaagcaagtagacaaatttaactaacagacgttttttttgacatttctaaaacatatgcagactaaatttaaaacagccataacttttgacacaaaagtccaatgctatcatggttggacaatatagaaagatcacgttctgaacttgaattttacctacataaatcttgttttcacatgcattggatgacttcaaattcgggttcaaatccatctactgttctgaccgtaaacaacatcaattccttcacttgcattatcaatccaaatacaagtagcccagcatgaaaagaaccattaagggcttttcccatctccaagttccaattgtaggtaaataagcacccttgaaccaatttcaaactgattgctaatttttaactccgacgcagcttcaatcattgcaatttgattcgtcaaggcccgttgtagttgtttcgctctcgctcttgtcattggaccatatgaatcctcttgcatattagattcagctttacgagatggattataattcccatgatgcacatcactgTTATTCCAATCTTGCTCATGATCTTGATCAAGCATCTCATGCTGACGGGTCATGTCACCAGTGGGGGAGCAACAAAGAGAAGATTTTAGCTTGGCTTTTAGAGAAAAGCTGGAGAATCACTATATTCATTGATCATTGGCATCGCcattttttcaaagaataatTAACAATTGTTGCAGCTTTCAAGGAGATAGGAAATGAAGCtatttttatagagaaaaccagttcaacaaaaacttaaaagcaTTTGATTTAACAGTACACCTAGATAGAGGAAATACCTAACAATAGGCAGACTAACCAACCATTTAACTGACTAAGCACGCAAATCAAGTAGTTTAATTGTGAATGGAAGGCACATCGATGTTGATAAAAATCCAAACCATCACTCAAAAGAATTGGAATGACTGGTCAAGAGGCCTTCAATAGAATAAGACGAAGCAAGACTGTCCCTAGACCTGAAACTAATTAACAGACCACCAAACTTCTGCCCGGTCCCATATCATTGCCTAAAGGAAATTATAGTATAGAAGTCCAGGATGGGGTTCTGTATCACCGACTTCTCCCATATTAATGTAGGGCATTTGAGGCTGGGAAGAAATTTAAATCCATAAATAAGGAgcaattaataaatgaaaattgtGATTTAGGTATACAACATGTACATGGAGATTGCAACTACCATTGCATGCACCTAACGACAACTTTCTGTTAATGAAAAAAGATGATCCCAAGTGGAATTCACAAAATGAGTGTTCATGTGAGCTAACAATTCATAAAGATTTAGGTGCATGTGAGCTCACAGATACATAgagtaacaaaaaataatcataaggCAAAAACCAACTAAAACAACTACTACTCAGTGTTGAGGTTGACATCAGGTCTTCCCATCTCAAATTTGACCCTCACAAATCTAGAGGATTgcaacatgaaaatatattattcacttTACATTTTTGTCAACATTTCagattcaatcttttttttactatgcaATACAATCAACCAAACCACCCAGCAATATCTACTATCCTGAGGAGGGATATGAGAGAATTATTCTTGTATGGTCATCATGGGGGATCAAACCTGAATGTCATCAATTCCAGAGTGCAGATTGAATTAGAATTCCAATTAACAACAACCATAGCAACAAGTTTTAACACACTGAACTATCTTCACTCGGACTGTGTGAAGCACAAAGAGTATCAGGTGAAAGCTATTATAGCATTGCAAAAACAACGACAGAGCTatcatgcatggaaaatgcaaaTAGCAATTCAAGTCACAAAATATGTTTAAAGTCAAAAGGGCACTCACTGGAATACATGTTGAGAACAACTTCCACCATCTCTGGTTAAAATCAATTGCTTAATATCATATACATGTTTCCTTTGTacctgataaaaataaaaataaaacaattcaatgAATTAACAGTAGAGACCCATGCTATGACTCAAGTGAATGTTTGACTTGATTGATCATCAAGATGTTTCCTTTTACACTTGATGGAaagcaattaaaattatattaaaaccaGAATTAAAACCTGGACACAAAGAGAGGACCAAACAAACTGTTTCCTCCAATCACATCCCAAAACAACAGGGATCAACATGGACTCTTCTATCAGCATAATAAATCTCTAAGCGAATTCGAACACCCAACATGTAGAAAACATTATATtccatttaacattttttttttaaaaaaaaaaagaaaagaaaaagaaaggtcaACTTTCTCAGAATCCTAGTCAAACACATTACAGGCAAGATACAAAGAAACCAATTCAGAGCATCCATAATTCCATTCTAACAGGAAACCAAAATTTCCATtcaatatttagaaataaagcAATTCAACACCTTATCAACTCACCATTTCAATTACCCGCGAAGAGCAACATCATCCATGTATAAATTCGAATCTTTCAGTTCTTATCTCCCACAACAAAATCCTCCTGATGTTCCCCAACCTGCCAGGAAATtcataattcataaattatatttcaatttctgTATAGCATATTATAATTTGCACCACAGCAGACCTTGGTAAAAACCCAAAGCAATAAAGTACATGtctgaatatttaaaaataaaaaacatattaatgagtcaaataccaaaataaaacacaaatcgATAAAAGAAAACTTAGAAAGGTGTCCTATGCCTAAAACCTTTAAAACCATCCTCGTCATGACTGACGCGAGAGCAGGGCCATCGCTCTGTAGATTTCTCTTTTTCGTCATGGCTTCCTTGccccccttttttcttcttggatGGTGCCTCCTCTTTCGACTTTCGTCTATCAGTTTGTGttagaaaaaggagaagaaccACCACTGCCAACGCACCACCTTCACCCTCTCTCGGCAGCATTCTCTTATCTCCGATGCAGCATCCTTCTCCATTTTTCTCCAACCTGCGATTCATCCCTGTTTTCGGTAtggtttctttttatgttttaaaagtattttaaaaataatttaatttttttttaattaacatatttttaatattttaatattattttaatatgataatattaaaaataattttttaaaaataaaaaaatatattattttaaaatatttctaaaaaatattattttaaaaaataattacaatcattaaaaaaaaattaacttatagtaaatgaaaatgaaaaagaaacgaTAAGCTAATGACCAGAAAAACATGGATAAAAGCTTGCCACGTCTCAAAAGATCAGAAGGAAAGGCAATGCGAAAACCCCACACTACCCTTTCAACACAACTAAACCTTCAATCAAAATGAAGGGTATAATCGTTACTGAACTATTAAAATCCACATTTAAAGCGCTCCAGGTCGACAGTGTTTGCATAATCCATAAGAATATTTGTATGGtgacaaaatttacaaaaaagaaaagtacaAGGGCAAAAATTGACGTCAGATGGAGAGTCTCACACACAACAAGCACAGTAAGAAATAATAATCTGTGCCTCTCACCCACACAAGTGACAATACGGGGTGCtctcaaaagaagaaaaggacatGACGTGCCCTCATCGCAGAAGGGCACAAACAATGGGCGTCCCTGATGTTGTCACAGGCATACAGACTGAACACAAAAGTGTTTTAAGTTTCAActacctttcttttctctctgaaCTGAAGACtaaaaatcatacaaaatacaagaaaaagaaaaagaaaacaggaaGAGAATCTGTTAATATCTTAAGAGAGAAATGAGATTTTAAATACAGTGTTTGATTCTCatcgaagaaaagaaaaaaagaaagtgttttatcgtgtaattttaataaataataaagaaaaagaagtgaCAAAAAGGCGATGCCGCAGATGGGATTGCTGGCTTGGCTTGACAAGAAGATCGTGGATCCTCTCTATCAAATCCTTCGCAGGTAGCTTCtcttcaatctattttttttatagatgagGTTCTGTGGtggtgttattttatttatttattggcagGGGTTTAGAGCCGAAGCAATTGGCTTTCTCAACGGCACTTGGTATTGCTCTCGGAATATTTCCTATATGCGGTATGTATGTATTTTGTTCTGTGGATAAACTCGATGAGATTCTTGAAGCTATTTAATGAAATTTCTTGGAAATGATTGGCAGGTGTTACCGTTCTGCTTTGTGGACTGGCTATTGCGCTGCTTGGATCTCTTTGCCATGCTCCCACCGTGCTTTTAGCTAACTTCATCGCTACTCCCATAGAGCTAAGGTATTTCTGCTTTCTTCCTGGAATGGATCATGGTACCGTATCCTTCTTCATCGTTGGCAttgcgtgatttttttttttaaggaaaaaattatACCTGGCATTGATCCATTTTCTACCACATTTTCTGATTAATTATCTATTTATACTGCGGCAGTCAGTCAAAGATTTAAGGAAATATTTGGTGATTTGGTCTCTGAATGCTCAAAGGAGCTTTGATGTGCATTTGGACTTGATAAtaacattttcaatttcttgtcCTTTTGTACATGCATGCATTGCAGCGCCTTAAGTATGTACTAgattcgtttttcttttttgaattctgattttatgtttttccttttcaagtttGGTGGTGCCCTTCTTGCGCTTAGGCGAAGTTATGTCTGGTGGACCTCCTTTTCCTTTGACATCCGATGCATTGAAAAAGGTTTTGACAGGACAAGCTTCGCGCGAAGTTATATTAAGTATTGCCCATGCTGTAAGTAGCCATATTGGTTCTAACCAAAACTCTTACTCTCTATCTCACATGAATGAACGCGATTGTACTCCGGTGTTTACCTTCACTGGACATAAAACTCCTTAAGTATTTAGGGTAAACATCTTGGGATGAAGAAAGGAGTCAGCATACTAAAGTAGAACGTTGAATTTAGAAGTCAGGAGATATGGTGTTCCAAGGGATCATTTAGATACGAGAAGGTTATTGTTATTCTCATTGAAACTcttatataaataatagaatCACCAAAACATCTCTTGGTTCAAATAGATTCAAACCCTTCAAAACATAGTAATCCTCGAAAGGAATAATTTCTAGATGACAGCCTCTAGATAATCAGTTGGGTAATATGACAATCAAATATCCACATGGAGTAAAATACTCAACATCAGTAGCTGTGTGCTCAATCTCTGAGAGGATTGAGGGATCATAGTTTATCTTCCTCAGCTTAAGCTAGAGTTTGGTTTCAAATATGATCCCATTTCGACAAACTTGAGCTTGAACAactttaaatgtttattttgtaCTCCACTTGGCTTGTGGTCCCAGATTGCTGTACCCTCTCTCCCTAATGCCTTATCTGCAGACtgacattattattaaaagagGCTCAGTTGATAAGAAGTGTAAACAATTTTgggaaatgtatttttaaaccgAGATCCAAGACCATGGTGCCAAATTGGTACAAGTGATAGCAGCATTTTCTAATAATGCTAATCCTACGTGCTGGATGAATGTTGAGGATGCCTCCATAGGACCATCTAATTAGTGACTTCAATGTTTTGTTCATAGCATAAGGTTTTAATAGGGTGGGTCTGTATTTGTGAATGAATTTCTCGAGTGCTACAATGTGGTGGTTGGAGGATTTTGGTTTCTTTAGGTTAGTAATCTAGCACAGGTTTTGGTGTCTGAGGTGGGATACTGAGCCAGTGTTCTCGATGTCCATAACTAAATTTTGTTAAGAAGATTAAAGAATTCAAGCCACATACAAGATGATGGATCTTATTTGAATTATGTGCATGCAACCAGCACCCAGAAGTACAAAATCCATTCAGTTTATGAAGATGCTGTCACATTAATTATTCACTGTCTAGAGAATGtggatggtatttttttttattattattattagggcATGTGCATTAACAAATAATGAAGAAGTAGAAACCCCTGTTCCCTCAAACACAGACAAAGTCCAATGTACCATTAGTTCAAATTAGAACAAGGAGGATTAGATGGGTTACAAATTAAGTAGAAAATCACTTTGAATAGGCGACCATCTTTTGCAGCTAATCAGCTTCTGACAAAACAGGAAATAAAGTTCTTCCTTGTCTTCTTTATGTTTCTGGTCATAACTACTCAAAATGTggacaacaaataaaagatACATTGGCACTTGCTTTGGCATGTCCAACATTCTTTCAAAAACAAAGTTTCTTATCTTTCATTCCATGTCACAAGATGTAGTAAGCTGAACTGTTGCAACCAACAACCTTGAACTTCTAATCACTATATAGTCTGCAGCTTATACTGTCAATTTATACTGCACTAACTCCGGCGATCAGTTGATATGCCTGCTCACTTAATTTGACTCCCAGTGCTGATTGTTGTAAAATTTTAGATTAGATAGAACGTCCAATTACTGTAGTGGATCTGCAATGCTTTGACTTGTTCTTTTCAGTTTCCTCCTTGAACCACTGGGATGATTCTGCACTTCTATATGGGTTGAGATTTGGAGCTCACGAGGAAATCCATGTGGCTATagacattttttaatatttattttattccctTTCAGaggcattttattttatgtgataaTTAATGTCATCACAATGATTTTGCAGCTGTTGGGATGGCTAGTAGCAGCACCTTTTATTTTGGCTGCACTCTACATAATATTTTTGCCATGTTTCAAGGTCTTGGTTCACAAGTTCAGCACCGTTCAATCAAGCCCAATGAAACCATCAAATTCACTCGCAGAAATCAGCTTAAGGTAAGGGATGTTTGATGAATGTTTTATAACCCACCTATATACTGTTCATTGCACTGACAACAAGAAATGCTGATTAACGTAATAATACTGTATGTACATAAAATCACAGAAACTTAGTGTGTACATAATGTCATGCCTTGTGAGCTTGTCATGGtcaattttcttccaaaatgTGTACCTCCCTTTGCATCTATGAAAGTGGAAACGTTCTTGGTTTAATTTTGCCAGAGGAAAATCCTACTAATGTTTCTGTTTCTCTTCATCTCTTCGGGTGCGCTCTTTGATTGCATTCatcaaaatgtcaatttaatcTTGGTTTTGGGTTGGCCAGAATCTGACCTTGCACCTTTCTCTAGTGTTGTGAAGAATGGAGTAGTGCGAGTGGTAGAACCATATAAAGGGAGCCTGTCGCCTTTTGTTTGC
This region of Populus alba chromosome 3, ASM523922v2, whole genome shotgun sequence genomic DNA includes:
- the LOC118037945 gene encoding uncharacterized protein isoform X2, with the translated sequence MPQMGLLAWLDKKIVDPLYQILRRGLEPKQLAFSTALGIALGIFPICGVTVLLCGLAIALLGSLCHAPTVLLANFIATPIELSLVVPFLRLGEVMSGGPPFPLTSDALKKVLTGQASREVILSIAHALLGWLVAAPFILAALYIIFLPCFKVLVHKFSTVQSSPMKPSNSLAEISLRWL
- the LOC118037945 gene encoding uncharacterized protein isoform X1, with the translated sequence MPQMGLLAWLDKKIVDPLYQILRRGLEPKQLAFSTALGIALGIFPICGVTVLLCGLAIALLGSLCHAPTVLLANFIATPIELSLVVPFLRLGEVMSGGPPFPLTSDALKKVLTGQASREVILSIAHALLGWLVAAPFILAALYIIFLPCFKVLVHKFSTVQSSPMKPSNSLAEISLSVVKNGVVRVVEPYKGSLSPFVCLVAFLPLYSLGILVTCLESYWFQFCFW
- the LOC118037945 gene encoding uncharacterized protein isoform X3, which produces MPQMGLLAWLDKKIVDPLYQILRRGLEPKQLAFSTALGIALGIFPICGVTVLLCGLAIALLGSLCHAPTVLLANFIATPIELSLVVPFLRLGEVMSGGPPFPLTSDALKKVLTGQASREVILSIAHALLGWLVAAPFILAALYIIFLPCFKVLVHKFSTVQSSPMKPSNSLAEISLR